Genomic DNA from Mus caroli chromosome 8, CAROLI_EIJ_v1.1, whole genome shotgun sequence:
tctaacccaggctgaccttaaaatCAACTTCTTCCCTGAAGATGACCTTTAACCCCTGACCTTCCTATCTCCACCTGGCCAAAGGTCAGTATTACTAAACAATGTTTACACACCCAGatctcttttgttattttgacacagggtttcaaGCAGCTTAGGGTGGGTGGTCTTGAAACTATATTATTGCTCATACCAGCCAAGTGGAAAAACTAAGGTGCCAACCATGGACTCTGGGGTGCACCAAATATTGATGAAAcctcaggaaaataaaacttgaacGTCGGTGTAAAAATCTTTGCTGTAAAGGGACCCTTATCACAAGTCATGGGGGCACAGGGCTGAAGTCACAGCTCATTAGCNATTCTATCCATTTTGTGTGATGTTTCTCAAAAGTATTTCTGCAGGTGGTCTGGTTAACTATGTTGCAATTCCTGAGTGTTCAGAGACAATATCAGAACCAGGAGGGTGGGTATGTACAGGACGCTATTCCTTCTAGAGTCTTTTAAACTAGCTATCTTGTTAATTATCAAAATATGGTTTGATAAAGGGTTCTAGGGAGGGCTCTGCTATGTGGCCACCTGTCTGCAATCCAGGGTAGGGTGGGCAATTGCCCTGTCTAGATAAGGGCCGGGCAATTGCAAGCACCTGACTNNNNNNNNNNNNNNNNNNNNNNNNNNNNNNNNNNNNNNNNNNNNNNNNNNNNNNNNNNNNNNNNNNNNNNNNNNNNNNNNNNNNNNNNNNNNNNNNNNNNNNNNNNNNNNNNNNNNNNNNNNNNNNNNNNNNNNNNNNNNNNNNNNNNNNNNNNNNNNNNNNNNNNNNNNNNNNNNNNNNNNNNNNNNNNNNNNNNNNNNNNNNNNNNNNNNNNNNNNNNNNNNNNNNNNNNNNNNNNNNNNNNNNNNNNNNNNNNNNNNNNNNNNNNNNNNNNNNNNNNNNNNNNNNNNNNNNNNNNNNNNNNNNNNNNNNNNNNNNNNNNNNNNNNNNNNNNNNNNNNNNNNNNNNNNNNNNNNNNNNNNNNNNNNNNNNNNNNNNNNNNNNNNNNNNNNNNNNNNNNNNNNNNNNNNNNNNNNNNNNNNNNNNNNNNNNNNNNNNNNNNNNNNNNNNNNNNNNNNNNNNNNNNNNNNNNNNNNNNNNNNNNNNNNNNNNNNNNNNNNNNNNNNNNNNNNNNNNNNNNNNNNNNNNNNNNNNNNNNNNNNNNNNNNNNNNNNNNNNNNNNNNNNNNNNNNNNNNNNNNNNNNNNNNNNNNNNNNNNNNNNNNNNNNNNNNNNNNNNNNNNNNNNNNNNNNNNNNNNNNNNNNNNNNNNNNNNNNNNNNNNNNNNNNNNNNNNNNNNNNNNNNNNNNNNNNNNNNNNNNNNNNNNNNNNNNNNNNNNNNNNNNNNNNNNNNNNNNNNNNNNNNNNNNNNNNNNNNNNNNNNNNNNNNNNNNNNNNNNNNNNNNNNNNNNNNNNNNNNNNNNNNNNNNNNNNNNNNNNNNNNNNNNNNNNNNNNNNNNNNNNNNNNNNNNNNNNNNNNNNNNNNNNNNNNNNNNNNNNNNNNNNNNNNNNNNNNNNNNNNNNNNNNNNNNNNNNNNNNNNNNNNNNNNNNNNNNNNNNNNNNNNNNNNNNNNNNNNNNNNNNNNNNNNNNNNNNNNNNNNNNNNNNNNNNNNNNNNNNNNNNNNNNNNNNNNNNNNNNNNNNNNNNNNNNNNNNNNNNNNNNNNNNNNNNNNNNNNNNNNNNNNNNNNNNNNNNNNNNNNNNNNNNNNNNNNNNNNNNNNNNNNNNNNNNNNNNNNNNNNNNNNNNNNNNNNNNNNNNNNNNNNNNNNNNNNNNNNNNNNNNNNNNNNNNNNNNNNNNNNNNNNNNNNNNNNNNNNNNNNNNNNNNNNNNNNNNNNNNNNNNNNNNNNNNNNNNNNNNNNNNNNNNNNNNNNNNNNNNNNNNNNNNNNNNNNNNNNNNNNNNNNNNNNNNNNNNNNNNNNNNNNNNNNNNNNNNNNNNNNNNNNNNNNNNNNNNNNNNNNNNNNNNNNNNNNNNNNNNNNNNNNNNNNNNNNNNNNNNNNNNNNNNNNNNNNNNNNNNNNNNNNNNNNNNNNNNNNNNNNNNNNNNNNNNNNNNNNNNNNNNNNNNNNNNNNNNNNNNNNNNNNNNNNNNNNNNNNNNNNNNNNNNNNNNNNNNNNNNNNNNNNNNNNNNNNNNNNNNNNNNNNNNNNNNNNNNNNNNNNNNNNNNNNNNNNNNNNNNNNNNNNNNNNNNNNNNNNNNNNNNNNNNNNNNNNNNNNNNNNNNNNNNNNNNNNNNNNNNNNNNNNNNNNNNNNNNNNNNNNNNNNNNNNNNNNNNNNNNNNNNNNNNNNNNNNNNNNNNNNNNNNNNNNNNNNNNNNNNNNNNNNNNNNNNNNNNNNNNNNNNNNNNNNNNNNNNNNNNNNNNNNNNNNNNNNNNNNNNNNNNNNNNNNNNNNNNNNNNNNNNNNNNNNNNNNNNNNNNNNNNNNNNNNNNNNNNNNNNNNNNNNNNNNNNNNNNNNNNNNNNNNNNNNNNNNNNNNNNNNNNNNNNNNNNNNNNNNNNNNNNNNNNNNNNNNNNNNNNNNNNNNNNNNNNNNNNNNNNNNNNNNNNNNNNNNNNNNNNNNNNNNNNNNNNNNNNNNNNNNNNNNNNNNNNNNNNNNNNNNNNNNNNNNNNNNNNNNNNNNNNNNNNNNNNNNNNNNNNNNNNNNNNNNNNNNNNNNNNNNNNNNNNNNNNNNNNNNNNNNNNNNNNNNNNNNNNNNNNNNNNNNNNNNNNNNNNNNNNNNNNNNNNNNNNNNNNNNNNNNNNNNNNNNNNNNNNNNNNNNNNNNNNNNNNNNNNNNNNNNNNNNNNNNNNNNNNNNNNNNNNNNNNNNNNNNNNNNNNNNNNNNNNNNNNNNNNNNNNNNNNNNNNNNNNNNNNNNNNNNNNNNNNNNNNNNNNNNNNNNNNNNNNNNNNNNNNNNNNNNNNNNNNNNNNNNNNNNNNNNNNNNNNNNNNNNNNNNNNNNNNNNNNNNNNNNNNNNNNNNNNNNNNNNNNNNNNNNNNNNNNNNNNNNNNNNNNNNNNNNNNNNNNNNNNNNNNNNNNNNNNNNNNNNNNNNNNNNNNNNNNNNNNNNNNNNNNNNNNNNNNNNNNNNNNNNNNNNNNNNNNNNNNNNNNNNNNNNNNNNNNNNNNNNNNNNNNNNNNNNNNNNNNNNNNNNNNNNNNNNNNNNNNNNNNNNNNNNNNNNNNNNNNNNNNNNNNNNNNNNNNNNNNNNNNNNNNNNNNNNNNNNNNNNNNNNNNNNNNNNNNNNNNNNNNNNNNNNNNNNNNNNNNNNNNNNNNNNNNNNNNNNNNNNNNNNNNNNNNNNNNNNNNNNNNNNNNNNNNNNNNNNNNNNNNNNNNNNNNNNNNNNNCCTTTCtgttaataaaaaggaaatgttttatcTAGAGAAAGACTGACTCAGCATGTGCCCAAAACCCGTGGTATTGCTTAGGGCTCTCTCGGAGGAGAACGGGTTTCAGTTCTCTATTTCCAGGCTTATAAGTTTCCTTTTCAGCTTTGTTAAGCATACATGTCNTTTGGCACTGGGAAAATACTTTGGCCAGCTGCCTGNGTGTNATTTCTGAAAGTGTTAGGAGAATCCTCGTGCCTAGAGTCCATCTATTGCTCTATGATATGTCAAGGAAGAGTGTCAGCCAGTGTGGGAGGGTACCTGCCATGAGTAACCAGAGAGTGCCAAGCTAAGATGTGAGAGTCAGCATGCGAGTCACGCCCAGCTTAAggctgggaaggaaagagagtcCAGATAACCATTTGACCTCAAGGTTTATTCACTACAGTGACAAGCATCAGTTCACAACACTGGCATGGTGACTCAGAAGCAGATGGCAGAGAGAGGCTCATAGGCAATGCTTAGCACTCCAGTGACAAGCCTCAGTCCACAACACACGCATGGGGTACCGGATTCAGAAGTAAGTGGCAGAGAGACTCACAGGCAAGGCTCACAATCTGTCCCTCGCTTGGCGTGTCTCAGGCAGCAGCTTCTTCCTCTTGATCNCCTTACCTTGATTCAGCCTGGGCAGCAATCAGTCAGATGTCCTCTGGTCGGAGAGCCAGACAGCACAATGATCTTCACTGTTGGAGCATCAAGGTTTCTGCCTGGCTGTTGTGAGCCTCTGCTTTTCTTAGCTCCAAGGGGTGGCCACTCTCTAGCATTATGTCATCACGTAGGCTCTTATCTTTAATCAATGAAATTAACCTTTCATTCATATCTGCTACATGCAGAGCTGACTGCTCATCCAACTCTTATCTACCACACACGGCTGATGTGAGCTAGCAACATCCGACTCAGTCCTGTTCTTATTTCTTATTAACATGCTTTCTACATTTAGACACAAAACCAGTGAGTGCAGTGAACCCACACAGCCTTTTGGACCATGGGAGAATACAACCCTGAGTCAGGCCATGTGAGGAGAGTGAGTGGGAAGANGGGAGAGCGAGAGGCCCAGAAGGATCAGTGTGNCCAAGATAGCTGGATTATAGAGGGGAGGGCANCCTAGCCCCTGAGCTAGAGGAATTTAGAGTAGGGGGTAGGGTGTGTCAGCCAAGAGGACCCTATAACAGgtggggactgagggatgctgggagaacctagcGGCCATTGTTGGCTCTGAGATGCTATGAGGGAGCAGTGTCAGGCCACTGTGCAGTATGCTTCACACAGTAAGCAGCAGGGAGAAGTCCTCACGTCGGGCNTGGTGTGAATCAGGCATGCAGAAGGAAACCTCAGTGTCCCCTTTTTTGCCTTTCTTATGTGAGAGGGATGTGGTCAGATTGAGGagcagaaataaatacaaaaggagAACTGAGCTGGTCATGCAGTCATCCTCTGCCTCCTNGGCNCAGCTGTGACTNCAGAGGGACCAGCAGGGCTCTGTGGGACTCCAGGGAGGGACNGCCAGCTAGATGCCAACACCTGACAGGCTGCTGGCAGCCAGAACATGGCCTGTTACTCTCACGGCTGAGGAAGTGGACTTTGCTGTCAACTCCTCAGATGAAGGATGCCGATTGGTGGTGTTAGTTTCGAAGGCTGCCCAGAGCTTTGCAAATGTGGCCCTGTAGAAACACACAGAACCAACATGGGGAAGTGATGAGGGAGGTTGGAGTGTGATGTGTGTTCTGGTGTGCGATCCATCGCTTCTGTAGCTATTTGACACCTGTTCTGGGATGGCCAGGAGGTCTGTTCagctgtgtctgtgtcagtgactgtcctagccagggtttctatttccacccaaaacgtcatgaccaagaagcaagttggggaggaaagggtttattcagcttacactttccacattgctgttcatcaccaaagaaagtcaggacgacctcaagcaggtcaggaagcaggagccatggagggatattctttactggcttgcttcccctggcttgctcagcctgctttcttatagaacccccgactgccagcccagggctggcaccacccacaatgggccctcccacccttgNtcactaattgagaaaatgccttacagctggatctcatggaggcNTTNcctcaagggaggctcctctctctgtgataactccagcttgtgtcaagttgacacataaaacccaGCCAGAATAGTGACTGACAGATATGTAGTGCTTCATTTCAATGTCCTCGGTCTAAACGGTACTTTGAAGATTTGGTCTCTCTGGTGAAGACGAAACAGACTGCCTGGTGTGCCTGACGCAGTGGGTGCTTCGCACTCTTATCCTGTTTTTCCGGGGTCAGCCACTGTGCTCAGTGAAGCAGTGAGAACCCACTCAGCTGGGTCATCTTTGGTCCACTGACCCTGATCAGCTCTGGGGTTCCTTCTACTCTGACTAAACCAGAACTTTGTTGAGATGGTACTCGAGTCTCTTGATTTAAGAAGTGGAGCTAGTAGAGatttctagagagagagagagtgtgtgtgtgtgtgtagggggtccGCTCAGATCAAGGCCCAGGCTACACAGGAGCAGACATCTTAGCCACTGGTACAGTGACACAATCACTGCGAAATGGGAACTTGCTCCCAGTCTCATGACTTGTGAACAACTGCAAGATGGGGGCCTTTTTTTCCTCCAGatctagaaaaaaggaagatcTGTCTTCCCTCCTAGGCCTAGACTAAACATTAATatgcctgggttacagagtatAAAGTACTCAGCTGGGGGtgacggggtgtgtgtgtgtgtgttacatgtttAAAACTTCattctcagaaaaaataaaaacgaaTGCAGAGCCATGCCAAGGCCAGGTACCCCTGCCCGGTGGTAACATGTTAAATTCTGCGTAAAAGTAACTTTGGAGTCATTGGAAATGTGAAATAAACTAGTGTTGGTGCCAGCAGGGGTGTGAGCCACAGGTGTAGGCTGTGCCCAGAGCAGCCTTTAGGTCGGCATCCCCAGAGAGCATTTATTTCCATGTGCCTGTGCCTGGGGACACACTGGGGACAGTGACACAGGGCTCCCAGGATTGCAGGGNATATACATGGATANCAGAGTTGTGCCCACACAGCTATGGCCTGGGTTAGGCCCAGCACTCCCAGGATGTTGGCCTTGGTTATAGGTCTTCTGCCAACTTAGGAGGGTAATAATGGCTACTGGTTCTTTGTCCCTTGGCATGGGCCCTAGCACTCAAGCTTAGCACAAGCCACACATTCTGGTCTTTTCTGTGGCCCCAGAATGGATGGATTCGTGTCGATAGAAAGTTAATACAGTGTTTCTGGTACTTACTCGGCCACCTCATGGTTCCGTCTGTGGCTGTGAAGTTCTGCATCTGTCCCACAAAGCGGCTGTGGAGAAGCACCGTGACCCCTGCCCCTGAGGAAGCAGGGTCAGGGTTGGTTCCACTTGCTATGGGACTGTCTTTCTGTGGCTGACACTGATTCTGGAAGCCCATTAGGTCTCAAAATTTCCTTCAGCCTTGAGACTCTCGATTATACTGGTTCACAGACACAGCTGGTTCAGTTGAGGTACTGTTTGCCGTTTATGCGCAGTTTTGAATCTGTGCGTGCATCCAACAAGTATTTCATGAGGGCCTACTATGTGCTAGCCATCATACCAGGTAGTGGAGTTATAAAGATGGACAGGTTAGTTCTCTGCCTCAGTACTAGAAGGCGGCTTAGGTTTGGTCCCGGAGGGCATGTGAGTTTGTATGATGCCCACCATGAGAGCAAATGGATTTAAACTAGTTGGTCAGGGGCAGGAGGCCAGCTGCagagagatttgaactcagaactgaAGGGCTGGTGCATGGAGCAAGGTGGGGAGAGTTTGAGGTTGGCGCCCAGGGAAATGAGTGAGTCACACCGAAGCACCAATAGGTCCCACTGACTTATTCTGGAAACTCTTGTTAGAGTCTTACAGAGGAACTAAAGTCGTTCAGCCTCTGGATTGTGTAGTTTATAACTAGGCTGCTGCGAAGACTAGAGCCAAGACTGGAGTTCTACCAGAAAAGCATCGCCCCCATATCCGGGTATTGCCTGCCTTCCTTCGTGCCTGAGCATCTCGGATTCAGCTTGTGCCCTCTGTTGGGTACCTTGCGGGGTTTATGAGTCTTTGTAAGCATAAGAGTGAGGCAGTACATTTAAGAAACGCTCCCCACACCTTTGTCCtgtggtgggagtgggtagacTGTGCGTGGGAGGAAGGCGGTGGTGGTTCTCGCTGTCACGCTTCTTCCGAGTCGGCACAGGGtgactgttctttcttcttcagatTGAGGATAGGTACCCGAAGATCCTAGCGACAGCTTTGCTAAAACTGAAGAGTGGTGCCAAGCCCAGCTGCCCGCTGTTGGCCCCGGGGGCCCTCCTGGCATCCAGATTCAGATCATGACTCCTGTGAGCAGCCACGGCTTGGCAGAGAGCATTTTTGACCTGGACTACGCTTCATGGAAGATTCGGTCGACTCTAGCGGTTGCTGGCTTTGTCTTCTACCTGGGCGTCTTTGTGGTCTGCCATCAGCTCTCATCGTCCCTGAATGCCACCTACCGCTCCCTGGCGGCCAAAGAGAAGGTCTTCTGGAACCTGGCAGCGACGCGTGCTGTCTTTGGCGTCCAGAGCACAGCTGCAGGCCTGTGGGCCCTGCTGGGAGACCCCGTGCTCTATGCCGACAAAGCTCTCGGGCAGCAGAACTGGTGTTGGTTTCACATCACCACGGCcactggcttcttcttctttgagaatGTGGCTGTTCACCTGTCCAACCTGTTCTTCCGCACCTTTGACTTGTTTCTGGTTGTCCACCACCTCTTTGCCTTTCTTGGGTTCCTGGGTTCAGCGATCAATCTCAGAGCTGGCCACTATCTAGCCATGACCACGTTGCTCCTAGAGATGAGCACGCCCTTcacctgcatttcctggatgctCCTGAAGGTGAGTGCGGTCCTGaggggttggggaagggggtgcccTNTGGCTGCCTGCAGAGCAGGGTGCCTTACACAGTGCTACATTGGCTGGGATGTCACTGGGACCTGCCTCAGGACCTGTGCAGTAAGACATCACCTAGCTGAATTCAGCttcttatttatttggttggttggttggttggttggttggtttttggttcttCAAGACATCTTTGTATATCCTTGGTTGGCTACTCCAGAACtagctccatagaccaggctggcctcagactcacagagatccgcctgcctttgcctcccaagtgctgggattaaaggtgtgcgcctccACCACCCAACACTCAGCTTCTTAAATTTAAGTCTTAGAATTAAAAGAAAGATTAGTGGCTCTTAGGACTAAATGACATGTTATATGTCATAGagagcattattattattattattttacttcaaTACTTACAACATTCTGAAGAGCTCTATTTGGGATATTCTGTATACTCAAAAGGCCACCCCTTAAGTCAttgacttggggtggggggattgtTAGAATAGATCAGGTATCTTTACAGTAGTGTGAGagcaactttcttttctttatttactataTTCAGAAGTTGGTTCCTGGTCCACCAAGAAGTATGAGCCTTGTCTCAGACCCAGTAGCCCTGCCTCCCCACAAATAGTCATACCTTNGCTTTCTGACCTCCCGGGAAGCTGGCTCCTGTGGTCCCCTCCCCAGCCACTGAGTTCCCAAATTCTGCTTACACAGGGCAGAGTCTCATCCTGGGAGGGAGTGGCTGCCCAGTCTGTGCTGGGGTTGGCTGTCAGAGGAGGCCGGAAGGCTGGCATCGGGAAGCACCTGGTCTAGGTGGGGTAGCCAGGCATGGTTTTATGTCCATGGTGGAGCATCAGCAACAGCTGCTGAAATTCACGTCTGTGCTCGTGGCATGGTGTTACACCAAGTCCTTTGTAACCTGCATCCAAGGCCCTCTGAANGCGCTAACAAGAACCAGGTCACGCAGCCCATCCAAATTGCTCCAGGGTGTGTGTGCTCAAGCTACTACTAGATAAGCAGGATCTGTTGGCTTTCTGATATGTGCTAATTCAAGATAGAAAAGATTGGAGTTGTGCCTTTAGAGTAGGAAGGCCAGCCGGGTAAGGTGCTGGCTCCGGCTCTCGCCTTCCTTCAGAATTGAGCCCAGGAGAGCCAGTACTGGCGAGAAACCTAGTGCTTTGTTCTGCAACTGCGGTGCGTGAAGGGCACAGATGTCTTTTCCCCTTTCCCGTACTGACTGACACTCGGGTTTGCTTTGTCCACAGGCTGGGTGGTCAGACTCCCTGTTCTGGAAGGCCAACCAGTGGCTAATGATCCACATGTTTCACTGTCGAATGATCCTCACCTACCACATGTGGTGGGTGTGCTTCTGTCACTGGGACGCCCTCTCCAGCAGCCTGCACCTGCCCCACTGGGCACTGTTCCTTTTCGGGCTGGCCCTGCTCACGGCCGTCATTAACCCTTACTGGACACACAAGAAGACCCAGCAGCTCCTCAATCCCGTGGATTGGAACTTTGCACAGGAGGAAGCCAAGGGCAGCAGGCAAGAAAGGACCAATGGCCAGGTGCCTCGGAAAAAGAGGCTGTAGCGGCACCCACCCAGGGACCGGGTGGACCACGATGCCGACTGGGGAGTGTCCAGGGTTGGACAAAGCTCCACAGTGACTCTTTACGTATGGATGGGGACATGAATGAGTTTATATCTAGGTGAATACTAACTTGTTCCTTACTATAAATTCTAAAGTACCCATGAAGTATTGCTGGGGCCTTGACGTGCCTGTAAGAGGTCTTTGCCATCATGACTTTCCTCTGAGTCTTCTGGCATGGCCCCAACCACAGCACATCTGCCAAGGCAGTGCTAGGGAAGGAGCAATGGCAGCCAGGTGTGCAGGCGGCTGAGGAAGCCAGTCTGGAGCCCTGAGAGGATTCATCGGGAAGGACCtcgtgtgggtgtgggtgtgcctTATTTGGAAGTCATGTTCTTTTTCATTGCAACAAATTGACCCTAAGAAAATGTGATTTGCTGATGATATTTATTTACTAGCCTGGGGAATTTTAAGCCNGCGGCAGTGCACTGCCCTCTAGTGGTAAGAGGCAGAAGGACAGCGTTTTGGTAAGGGGGTTCTCCTTGGCTTACTAGAGTCTGCCCACCCCTCCTGGCNTGGTGGTGGTGTGAAATCTTgtacttcaaaaacaaacaagcaaacaacaaaaaaccccaagggacctaataaccttttttttaaaaaaaaaatgagaatttttagTGATATATTTCTTACTTGACAGAATAAGGTGTCTGGAGGGGGGTCCTGTACTCATCCTCATGTCGCTCATCCTGAGTCGCTAGGGCCCAGAGCAAGCAACTTGCCTGACATGACCACGGGGACATGTTCTCGCCGTGCTGTTTGCAGGTTAGACCTCCAGACACCGGCTAGCAATGCTATCGGCAGACACAAGTTTCCCAGAGAACAATTAAAGAacaaggggttttgtttgtttgtttgtttgtttgggtttttgttgttttgttttgtcaaaacTACCTGAGAAATGGTGGTTGCTCTTGAAAATCATGTGTGATTTAGGCTTGCCTCAGCAGCCCTTTAATTTTATGAGGATGTATGATGCCTATTTTATTATAAAGTAGCCCATTAACTTTATGAAGAGGTATGATGCctatttatttcagtttaagaAAGCCCTTACTTTGTGTTCCTAAGATAATCAACTGAACTGAAACCCTGTagctcctgtgtctgctttgttGAGGCACCAGCCTGGcatttttgggttgttttttgtttttttggtttttttgtttttttggttttggttttttaaactgGGCAGAGGCTTAATAAAGTGACAGCTCTTTCCAAAACCCAAACATACTTCCCATCTGATAACGTGACCCGAAGCTCACTTGAGTGTCTGAAAACACTCTGCGTCCTGAACATGTTGGCAAGTCTTCAGTGGGACCAGGATGGGGTTGGAgagtgtcttagtcggggtttctattcctgcccaaaacatcatgaccaagaagcaagttggggaggaaagggtttattcagcttacactttcccacactgctgttcatcaccaaaggaagtcaggactggaactcaagcaggccaggaagcaggagccgaggcagaggccatggaaggatgttctttactggcttgcttcccctggcttgctcagcctgctctcttaaaaaagccaagactaccagcccagggatggcaccacccacaaggggccctccccctttgatcactgattgagaaaatgccccacagctggatctcatggaggcatctcctcaagggaggctcctttctctgttgtaaatccagctgtgtcaagctgacacacaggAAGATCATCTGACTTTAGCTGGCCTCTACAAGGAGTGTGACCTCAGGTTACATCCTCTGTCTTCACGTACCTCAGCTGAGTGCCATTCCATAGCTCAGGTGACCTTTGGTCACTCCACACACATCACCTTTCTGACCAGGACTTCTCCCCAGAACCTTGGAGACAAGTATTCATGAGAAGGCTCTGCGATGAAGCAAGCACTAGTCCCTGCCTTTACCGCCTAGAGTAGTGGCTCTCTCGCCATGATCTTTTAATACAGTTGCTCgtgctgtggtgatccccaaccatgaagttatttttgttgctacttNATAACCGTAATTTTGCCATTATCATAATTAAATATCTGCGTGTCCCAACCTCTTGTGAAAGGGTTGATCGACCACCAAAaaggtcatgactcacaggttgagaacaactggcCTAGAGAGGGGCCACCCTTCCCAGCTATAGTACCTTTGTGGTCTCCAATGTCCTGCCAGACAGATCTCGGAGAGGGGCGGGGTCCAGAGGACACCGAGGAGCCGCAGCTCACTAATGTGAGCCTCGGCTGGCCTGCTCTGTGGCCCACACTGGCCAAGATTCCGCTGCACGTGTGCCCCACTAGACTCCTACATCAGCTGTTAGGAATTAGAATGGGGTATTGCTTAGTAGTAGAGAACTTACCTANCATGTAGGAAGCCTGCCT
This window encodes:
- the Cln8 gene encoding protein CLN8, with amino-acid sequence MTPVSSHGLAESIFDLDYASWKIRSTLAVAGFVFYLGVFVVCHQLSSSLNATYRSLAAKEKVFWNLAATRAVFGVQSTAAGLWALLGDPVLYADKALGQQNWCWFHITTATGFFFFENVAVHLSNLFFRTFDLFLVVHHLFAFLGFLGSAINLRAGHYLAMTTLLLEMSTPFTCISWMLLKAGWSDSLFWKANQWLMIHMFHCRMILTYHMWWVCFCHWDALSSSLHLPHWALFLFGLALLTAVINPYWTHKKTQQLLNPVDWNFAQEEAKGSRQERTNGQVPRKKRL